A stretch of the Chitinophagaceae bacterium genome encodes the following:
- a CDS encoding T9SS type A sorting domain-containing protein gives MYRLITFLILLTLSSVSSGGIITKLQGTYSNGQVFLTWKNIPGEAYYKVYRSKVSITGSTQLAGCEYLGWTDKNSAQDNNLSAHNGIVSYYHLDSNDIPLKPGVGLFVATTLEDGNYFYAVTSILNGVENLSVVAGSNSITQAIAETVAITLPVFQIHDQAGNESIDIYTIFYSTKKAIGEPLQNRAGFIAMDFALNPHFSGEGVPGLKVLFHGGGDDFFWGMQKPPGNMIVLGMEELLPNDASDLGYGSNENYDFYKDNTDNEVPTSGINYDFQQAIIFQAIDWVINHLPVDSNRVYLKGTSMGAGSAFMYAIAHPERIAALLLTVPCFNYSFQNDYNPICALNTGNQARMDGDIKFGKVSTNLFSNAGIRFYDAVNGGWMIHTYQQKNFPMIFALNGKHDEMVGWTEKPVFYDSVKANHTGGYFFWDGRNHGGNNSTWNDESYDLFRYASNRSFPAFANCSNDEDYGIGNDVTGADYGTVNGSLNWDESTIVDSLYLWQVKIFVRDLLTNTGLPVKYPDSCTVDIAPRRLQQFEIAPGSTFNWTVTHKNTVIQSGSQVYDGGLIVIPGIKIFKDSSIITLVWSNAAQLFFRDIDNDGYGNALEFIAATIPPPGYVVDSTDCNDNNNLIHPGATDFCNGIDDNCNGAADENSIVANVNPSGNIELCEGSSVTLSASIFEGITFQWFKNGISISGATNATYTVTKKGNYYVSETNSYSCSSSSAKVKVSIIAAPTASITPLGNLDICFAGYVDLQANAGIAFTYQWQKGNAVLTGATDQNYTATTKGNYKVMVTNSAGCSKTSLAVKVVKSCKESGVHANAGIASIVCFPNPSNGRFTISLDLIDIQAATATVEIINVFNQIVYVAEVVHSGEKLNTVMGEHEPFSAGIYTVRVITGDHVFSDRVVVQR, from the coding sequence ATGTACAGATTGATCACTTTTTTGATTCTTCTAACACTTAGCAGTGTGAGTTCAGGCGGCATTATAACAAAGTTGCAGGGAACCTATAGCAATGGCCAGGTATTTCTTACCTGGAAGAATATACCGGGTGAAGCCTATTACAAAGTGTACCGTTCAAAGGTGTCGATTACGGGTAGTACTCAACTTGCTGGCTGCGAATACCTGGGATGGACAGATAAAAATTCCGCGCAGGATAACAACCTATCCGCGCACAATGGAATTGTTTCTTATTATCATCTTGACTCTAATGACATTCCGCTGAAACCTGGCGTAGGATTGTTTGTGGCAACTACGCTCGAAGATGGAAATTATTTTTATGCTGTTACTTCCATCTTAAATGGTGTTGAAAATCTATCGGTTGTTGCGGGAAGCAATTCTATTACACAAGCTATTGCAGAAACTGTTGCCATCACACTCCCTGTATTTCAGATACATGATCAGGCGGGAAATGAATCTATAGATATTTATACAATTTTTTATTCAACGAAAAAGGCGATTGGTGAGCCCTTGCAAAACAGAGCAGGATTTATTGCGATGGATTTCGCGCTCAATCCACATTTTTCAGGCGAGGGTGTTCCTGGTCTTAAGGTGCTCTTTCATGGCGGCGGTGATGATTTCTTTTGGGGCATGCAAAAACCGCCAGGCAATATGATTGTTTTAGGCATGGAAGAATTGTTGCCGAATGATGCAAGCGATTTGGGATATGGAAGCAATGAAAATTATGATTTTTATAAGGACAACACCGACAATGAGGTTCCAACAAGCGGCATCAATTATGATTTTCAACAGGCAATTATATTCCAGGCAATAGATTGGGTGATTAATCATTTGCCTGTTGACAGCAACAGAGTATACCTAAAGGGAACGTCCATGGGTGCCGGAAGCGCATTTATGTATGCAATTGCGCATCCGGAGAGAATTGCTGCTTTGCTTTTAACAGTTCCCTGTTTCAATTACAGTTTTCAAAATGATTACAATCCTATTTGTGCACTTAACACTGGTAATCAGGCAAGAATGGATGGTGACATTAAATTTGGAAAAGTCAGTACCAATCTTTTTTCAAATGCAGGCATTCGTTTTTATGATGCTGTGAATGGGGGCTGGATGATTCATACTTACCAACAAAAAAATTTCCCGATGATTTTTGCATTGAATGGCAAGCATGATGAAATGGTGGGATGGACAGAGAAGCCTGTCTTTTATGATTCCGTGAAGGCAAATCATACCGGCGGGTACTTCTTCTGGGATGGGAGAAATCACGGTGGTAACAATTCCACCTGGAATGATGAATCATATGATTTGTTTCGCTATGCAAGCAACCGTTCCTTTCCGGCTTTTGCGAATTGTTCCAACGATGAGGATTATGGAATTGGGAATGATGTTACCGGTGCGGACTATGGAACAGTTAACGGTTCTCTGAATTGGGATGAAAGCACTATTGTTGATAGTCTGTATTTATGGCAAGTGAAGATATTTGTTCGCGATTTACTGACAAACACCGGCTTGCCGGTTAAGTATCCGGATTCCTGTACAGTGGATATCGCGCCGCGCAGGTTGCAGCAATTTGAGATTGCTCCGGGATCAACGTTCAATTGGACCGTGACACATAAGAATACTGTTATCCAATCCGGTAGTCAGGTTTACGATGGCGGTTTGATCGTGATTCCTGGAATAAAAATTTTCAAAGACAGTAGTATCATTACTCTTGTGTGGAGTAACGCTGCTCAGTTATTTTTTCGTGATATCGATAATGATGGGTATGGGAATGCACTTGAATTTATTGCTGCCACCATTCCACCGCCCGGATACGTGGTTGACAGCACCGATTGTAATGACAATAATAATTTGATTCATCCGGGAGCAACCGACTTTTGTAACGGAATTGATGATAATTGTAATGGTGCAGCGGATGAAAATTCAATTGTCGCAAATGTGAATCCTTCAGGAAATATTGAATTGTGTGAAGGGTCGTCAGTTACTCTTTCAGCAAGTATTTTTGAGGGCATCACTTTTCAGTGGTTTAAAAATGGCATCAGCATTTCGGGAGCAACCAATGCAACCTATACTGTTACTAAGAAAGGAAACTATTATGTGAGTGAAACGAACAGCTACAGTTGTTCATCTTCATCTGCTAAAGTTAAAGTTTCGATCATCGCAGCACCAACCGCCTCCATCACACCTCTTGGAAATCTTGATATCTGCTTTGCAGGATATGTTGATTTGCAGGCAAATGCAGGAATAGCGTTCACGTATCAATGGCAGAAGGGAAATGCTGTACTGACAGGAGCTACTGATCAAAACTATACAGCTACAACAAAAGGAAATTATAAAGTAATGGTGACCAATAGTGCAGGATGCAGCAAAACATCTTTAGCTGTAAAAGTGGTGAAGTCATGCAAGGAAAGTGGTGTTCATGCCAATGCCGGTATTGCTTCCATAGTTTGTTTTCCGAATCCTTCCAATGGTCGATTCACCATAAGTTTGGATTTGATCGACATTCAGGCTGCTACTGCTACTGTGGAGATAATTAATGTGTTCAATCAAATAGTTTATGTTGCAGAAGTTGTGCATAGCGGAGAAAAACTGAATACAGTAATGGGAGAACACGAGCCATTCAGCGCAGGAATATATACAGTAAGAGTGATTACAGGGGATCATGTTTTTTCAGACAGGGTAGTTGTACAACGGTAG